The following coding sequences lie in one Hippoglossus hippoglossus isolate fHipHip1 chromosome 14, fHipHip1.pri, whole genome shotgun sequence genomic window:
- the arfip2b gene encoding arfaptin-2b isoform X2: protein MTESIMSKAATMEIPINSNGDTGTLTEDDSLEQAANLQWSLDEKVGSSRGTRDLQQVMVSGPNLNETSIVSGGYGGTAEGIIPTSSIKGPNMHHSSSSSSMTADEMTRGVAVEKLETVKKWGYNTYKCTKQMISERFGRGSRTVDLELEAQIEVLRDTKRKYENLLRLARALTNHFYNMVQTQHALGDTFADLSQKSPELRDEFGFNAETQKLLCKNGETLLGAVNFFVSSINTLVNKTMDDTLMTIKMYENARLEFDAYRSDLEELSLGPRDAVAMARIDAAQQQYHVHKEKYERLRSDVIIKLKFLEENKVKVMHKQLLLFHNAISAYFAGNQQQLEQTLKQFNIKLRPPGADKPSWLEEQ from the exons ATGACAGAAAGCATTATGAGTAAAGCTGCCACAATGGAGATTCCTATCAACAGTAACGGGGACACAGGGACACTAACAGAAGACGACAGCCTTGAACAG GCTGCAAATCTGCAGTGGAGCTTAGATGAGAAAGTAGGGAGCTCCAGAGGCACCAGG gacctgcagcaggtgatgGTGTCGGGTCCCAACCTGAACGAGACGAGCATCGTGTCAGGGGGGTATGGAGGAACAGCGGAGGGTATCATCCCCACCAGCTCAATCAAAG gTCCCAACAtgcaccacagcagcagcagctcgtcgATGACGGCAGACGAAATGACCCGCGGTGTGGCTGTGGAAAAACTAGAAACAGTGAAGAAGTGGGGTTACAACACATACAAG TGCACAAAGCAGATGATCTCGGAGCGTTTCGGTCGGGGATCCCGGACTGTGGACCTGGAGCTCGAGGCCCAGATCGAGGTGCTGAGAGACACTAAAAGGAAATATGAGAATTTGCTGCGATTGGCCCGAGCGCTGACCAACCACTTCTACAACATGGTGCAGACGCAGCACGCGCTGGGCGACACGTTCGCTGACCTCAGCCAGAAATCTCCAGAGCTACGA gatGAGTTTGGCTTCAACGCAGAGACTCAGAAGTTGCTGTGTAAGAATGGGGAGACTCTACTCGGTGCCGTTAACTTCTTCGTGTCGAGCATCAACACACTTGTCAACAAGACCATGGACGACACTTTGATGACTATCAAGATGTATGAAAATGCCAG ACTGGAGTTTGATGCCTACCGGTCggacctggaggagctgagtCTGGGTCCGAGAGACGCCGTAGCCATGGCACGTATAGATGCTGCTCAGCAGCAGTACCACGTGCATAAGGAAAAGTATGAACGCCTCCGCTCAGACGTCATCATTAAACTCAAGTTCCTGGAGGAGAATAAG gtgaaGGTGATGCATAAGCAGCTCCTGCTCTTTCATAACGCCATCTCCGCGTACTTCGCTGGcaaccagcagcagctggagcaaaCGCTGAAGCAGTTCAACATAAAGT
- the arfip2b gene encoding arfaptin-2b isoform X1 has product MTESIMSKAATMEIPINSNGDTGTLTEDDSLEQAANLQWSLDEKVGSSRGTRDLQQVMVSGPNLNETSIVSGGYGGTAEGIIPTSSIKGPAVHYNAEFNKRIPVTGLGPNMHHSSSSSSMTADEMTRGVAVEKLETVKKWGYNTYKCTKQMISERFGRGSRTVDLELEAQIEVLRDTKRKYENLLRLARALTNHFYNMVQTQHALGDTFADLSQKSPELRDEFGFNAETQKLLCKNGETLLGAVNFFVSSINTLVNKTMDDTLMTIKMYENARLEFDAYRSDLEELSLGPRDAVAMARIDAAQQQYHVHKEKYERLRSDVIIKLKFLEENKVKVMHKQLLLFHNAISAYFAGNQQQLEQTLKQFNIKLRPPGADKPSWLEEQ; this is encoded by the exons ATGACAGAAAGCATTATGAGTAAAGCTGCCACAATGGAGATTCCTATCAACAGTAACGGGGACACAGGGACACTAACAGAAGACGACAGCCTTGAACAG GCTGCAAATCTGCAGTGGAGCTTAGATGAGAAAGTAGGGAGCTCCAGAGGCACCAGG gacctgcagcaggtgatgGTGTCGGGTCCCAACCTGAACGAGACGAGCATCGTGTCAGGGGGGTATGGAGGAACAGCGGAGGGTATCATCCCCACCAGCTCAATCAAAG ggccAGCTGTGCACTACAATGCAGAGTTTAACAAAAGGATCCCAGTTACAGGATTAG gTCCCAACAtgcaccacagcagcagcagctcgtcgATGACGGCAGACGAAATGACCCGCGGTGTGGCTGTGGAAAAACTAGAAACAGTGAAGAAGTGGGGTTACAACACATACAAG TGCACAAAGCAGATGATCTCGGAGCGTTTCGGTCGGGGATCCCGGACTGTGGACCTGGAGCTCGAGGCCCAGATCGAGGTGCTGAGAGACACTAAAAGGAAATATGAGAATTTGCTGCGATTGGCCCGAGCGCTGACCAACCACTTCTACAACATGGTGCAGACGCAGCACGCGCTGGGCGACACGTTCGCTGACCTCAGCCAGAAATCTCCAGAGCTACGA gatGAGTTTGGCTTCAACGCAGAGACTCAGAAGTTGCTGTGTAAGAATGGGGAGACTCTACTCGGTGCCGTTAACTTCTTCGTGTCGAGCATCAACACACTTGTCAACAAGACCATGGACGACACTTTGATGACTATCAAGATGTATGAAAATGCCAG ACTGGAGTTTGATGCCTACCGGTCggacctggaggagctgagtCTGGGTCCGAGAGACGCCGTAGCCATGGCACGTATAGATGCTGCTCAGCAGCAGTACCACGTGCATAAGGAAAAGTATGAACGCCTCCGCTCAGACGTCATCATTAAACTCAAGTTCCTGGAGGAGAATAAG gtgaaGGTGATGCATAAGCAGCTCCTGCTCTTTCATAACGCCATCTCCGCGTACTTCGCTGGcaaccagcagcagctggagcaaaCGCTGAAGCAGTTCAACATAAAGT
- the arfip2b gene encoding arfaptin-2b isoform X3, giving the protein MTESIMSKAATMEIPINSNGDTGTLTEDDSLEQDLQQVMVSGPNLNETSIVSGGYGGTAEGIIPTSSIKGPAVHYNAEFNKRIPVTGLGPNMHHSSSSSSMTADEMTRGVAVEKLETVKKWGYNTYKCTKQMISERFGRGSRTVDLELEAQIEVLRDTKRKYENLLRLARALTNHFYNMVQTQHALGDTFADLSQKSPELRDEFGFNAETQKLLCKNGETLLGAVNFFVSSINTLVNKTMDDTLMTIKMYENARLEFDAYRSDLEELSLGPRDAVAMARIDAAQQQYHVHKEKYERLRSDVIIKLKFLEENKVKVMHKQLLLFHNAISAYFAGNQQQLEQTLKQFNIKLRPPGADKPSWLEEQ; this is encoded by the exons ATGACAGAAAGCATTATGAGTAAAGCTGCCACAATGGAGATTCCTATCAACAGTAACGGGGACACAGGGACACTAACAGAAGACGACAGCCTTGAACAG gacctgcagcaggtgatgGTGTCGGGTCCCAACCTGAACGAGACGAGCATCGTGTCAGGGGGGTATGGAGGAACAGCGGAGGGTATCATCCCCACCAGCTCAATCAAAG ggccAGCTGTGCACTACAATGCAGAGTTTAACAAAAGGATCCCAGTTACAGGATTAG gTCCCAACAtgcaccacagcagcagcagctcgtcgATGACGGCAGACGAAATGACCCGCGGTGTGGCTGTGGAAAAACTAGAAACAGTGAAGAAGTGGGGTTACAACACATACAAG TGCACAAAGCAGATGATCTCGGAGCGTTTCGGTCGGGGATCCCGGACTGTGGACCTGGAGCTCGAGGCCCAGATCGAGGTGCTGAGAGACACTAAAAGGAAATATGAGAATTTGCTGCGATTGGCCCGAGCGCTGACCAACCACTTCTACAACATGGTGCAGACGCAGCACGCGCTGGGCGACACGTTCGCTGACCTCAGCCAGAAATCTCCAGAGCTACGA gatGAGTTTGGCTTCAACGCAGAGACTCAGAAGTTGCTGTGTAAGAATGGGGAGACTCTACTCGGTGCCGTTAACTTCTTCGTGTCGAGCATCAACACACTTGTCAACAAGACCATGGACGACACTTTGATGACTATCAAGATGTATGAAAATGCCAG ACTGGAGTTTGATGCCTACCGGTCggacctggaggagctgagtCTGGGTCCGAGAGACGCCGTAGCCATGGCACGTATAGATGCTGCTCAGCAGCAGTACCACGTGCATAAGGAAAAGTATGAACGCCTCCGCTCAGACGTCATCATTAAACTCAAGTTCCTGGAGGAGAATAAG gtgaaGGTGATGCATAAGCAGCTCCTGCTCTTTCATAACGCCATCTCCGCGTACTTCGCTGGcaaccagcagcagctggagcaaaCGCTGAAGCAGTTCAACATAAAGT
- the arfip2b gene encoding arfaptin-2b isoform X4 codes for MTESIMSKAATMEIPINSNGDTGTLTEDDSLEQDLQQVMVSGPNLNETSIVSGGYGGTAEGIIPTSSIKGPNMHHSSSSSSMTADEMTRGVAVEKLETVKKWGYNTYKCTKQMISERFGRGSRTVDLELEAQIEVLRDTKRKYENLLRLARALTNHFYNMVQTQHALGDTFADLSQKSPELRDEFGFNAETQKLLCKNGETLLGAVNFFVSSINTLVNKTMDDTLMTIKMYENARLEFDAYRSDLEELSLGPRDAVAMARIDAAQQQYHVHKEKYERLRSDVIIKLKFLEENKVKVMHKQLLLFHNAISAYFAGNQQQLEQTLKQFNIKLRPPGADKPSWLEEQ; via the exons ATGACAGAAAGCATTATGAGTAAAGCTGCCACAATGGAGATTCCTATCAACAGTAACGGGGACACAGGGACACTAACAGAAGACGACAGCCTTGAACAG gacctgcagcaggtgatgGTGTCGGGTCCCAACCTGAACGAGACGAGCATCGTGTCAGGGGGGTATGGAGGAACAGCGGAGGGTATCATCCCCACCAGCTCAATCAAAG gTCCCAACAtgcaccacagcagcagcagctcgtcgATGACGGCAGACGAAATGACCCGCGGTGTGGCTGTGGAAAAACTAGAAACAGTGAAGAAGTGGGGTTACAACACATACAAG TGCACAAAGCAGATGATCTCGGAGCGTTTCGGTCGGGGATCCCGGACTGTGGACCTGGAGCTCGAGGCCCAGATCGAGGTGCTGAGAGACACTAAAAGGAAATATGAGAATTTGCTGCGATTGGCCCGAGCGCTGACCAACCACTTCTACAACATGGTGCAGACGCAGCACGCGCTGGGCGACACGTTCGCTGACCTCAGCCAGAAATCTCCAGAGCTACGA gatGAGTTTGGCTTCAACGCAGAGACTCAGAAGTTGCTGTGTAAGAATGGGGAGACTCTACTCGGTGCCGTTAACTTCTTCGTGTCGAGCATCAACACACTTGTCAACAAGACCATGGACGACACTTTGATGACTATCAAGATGTATGAAAATGCCAG ACTGGAGTTTGATGCCTACCGGTCggacctggaggagctgagtCTGGGTCCGAGAGACGCCGTAGCCATGGCACGTATAGATGCTGCTCAGCAGCAGTACCACGTGCATAAGGAAAAGTATGAACGCCTCCGCTCAGACGTCATCATTAAACTCAAGTTCCTGGAGGAGAATAAG gtgaaGGTGATGCATAAGCAGCTCCTGCTCTTTCATAACGCCATCTCCGCGTACTTCGCTGGcaaccagcagcagctggagcaaaCGCTGAAGCAGTTCAACATAAAGT